CTTACGTGGTGACGGATGCCAAAGGACTCTCTCTTTCAGAGGAGTCGCTTGCCCAGGAGATCCAGGCCCACGGCGCCGCGGCGATTCCCCATCTGCTGCCGCTGCTCAACAGCGACTCGGAGCCCCTGCGCGACTTCGCGGGCTACGTCTTCCGGGACCTCGACGGCCTCACCGAGGAGCACCTCGACCCGCTCATCCAAGCCCGAAGGAAGGGGGATGAATGGATTGCTCCCGCGATCGCCCGTGTTGGAACGCCGCGCGCCATCGCCTTCCTGGTCGAGGACTTGTTGGAGACGCCGCTCCGGAACACGCAGGTGATCGACGCGCTGGTCCTGGCCCATGGCAAAGCCGCCGTGCACCTCGCCGAGACGTTCCGCCGGCCCCAGCCCCTCGCCGCGCGGTTCGCGGATGCCACGTGTCAGGTGTTCGAGGGGATGGGTCCGCACGCGCAACCCGCGGTCCGCGTGTTGACCTCCGTGGCGACCGGCCACGACGCACCTCCCGAGAACCGGGCCCGGGCAATTGAGCTGCTCGGGTGCATTGGCGACGCCGCGACCCCGGCCGTTCCCACGCTCATGACGCTGCGGGAGCATGAGGCCCTGCGCGGCTCCGTGGACACCACGCTCGTCCGGTTGCACGCGCCCGCCGAGGTCCACCTCCTCATCGCGAAGCTGCGCACGAAGCCCACGGCGCGAATCCTGAAGGACCTCTCACGCCATTTCGACAAGGGACGGGCCGCCGGCGACGCGGTGACGGAGGTGCTCGCCCACGAGGACCCCATCCTCCGTTTCGAGGCGGCGCAGACGCTCGGCGCGCTCCAGCACCGGAAGGCGACAGCCCCGCTCGTGGCCCTGCTGGAGAGTCCCCTGGACTGGCGGGTCAGCCTGGCCGCCGCGGAGACGCTCGGAAGACTCCATGCGGCGGAGGCGCTCGAGCCCCTGCGCGAGATTGCCGCCACGCATTGGGCGCCCCCGGTGCGAGCCAGCGCCTCCAAGGCGGCCACGGCCATTGCACGCAAGGACATCAAGCCCTTCGTGGGACAGCATCGGCTCGAGTATTACTGGCTCCCCGCCATGCAATCCCGGTCGCGTGAGCCGCTCGCACCGGAGCTCGTTCCCTGCCCCGAGGCGCTCATGGCCCATGCCCGCCCGCCAGAGGCCCGCGACGCCGCGGCCGACACCTCCCGGTTGAAGCCTCGTGTGGCGAACCCCAGTTGCCGCGTGCCGGTCGCGAACGGTTACTTGCAGGCCAACGACCGCGCGGAGTGGGGCGGCGAGCTGGTCCATGTCCAGGAAGCCTCGCCGCCGCGAACGTTGATTCCCCACAACACCGTCGGCGTCCACATGCTCGGGCAGTACCCCATCGCCGTGACGAGGCATGGCACGACCTTCGAGAGCGCCGGGATGCTCTACCGACTCACGCCCCGTGGCGACGCCTTCGTCGCGGAGCCCTGGCAAGCCCTCCCGGGCGCGCCGCTGCGGTCCGGGATGCTGCCGGATGGACGGCTCTTCGTGGCGTGTCGCGACGGCGACGTCGTCATCGCCCCCTCGGGCAGCATCCAGCTCGCGACGCCCCAGAACATCCAGTCTCCGCCCAGCGGGGGGACGACCGAGGAGCCGTGAAGGTGGCCCCCGGGCCGTGAGGGGCGACTCGCCGTCCTGGATGGGAGGCAGGGCCCACGCTGGCACCAGCGCACGGTCCGCCGCCTGGCCGCGCGACCTTCCGCCCGGTACTACCTTTCAGGCATGTCCTTGCGGCAGTTGCTGCTCGGCAGGCCCATTCCGAACGAGCAGGCGGAAGAGGAAAAGCTGGGTCCGGCGACTGGCATCCCCGTGCTCGGGCTCGATGCGCTGGCCTCCGCCGCGTACGGGCCCGAGGCCGCGCTCACGGTCCTGATGGTCCTGGGCAGCGCGGGGCCGCGGTACATCGGGTTCATCACTGGCGTCATCGTGGCGCTGCTGCTCGTGGTTCAGTTCTCCTACCGGCAGACGCTCGCCGCCTATCCCGACGGGGGCGGTTCGTTCTCCGTGGCGCGGGCGAACCTGGGGTTGAGACCCGCGCTGCTGGCGGCCGCCTCGCTGGCCCTGGACTACGTGCTCAACGTCGCGGTGGCGATCTCCGCCGGCGTGGGGGCGCTCGTCTCGGCGGTCCCCAGCCTCTTTCCCCATACCCTGTCGCTGTGCCTGGCCTTGCTGGGCCTGCTCACCGTGGTGAACCTGCGCGGCATTCGCACGGCGGGCGCGGCCTTCCTCCCCCCCACCTACCTCTTCGTCGGCTGCCTGGGCATCACCGTGCTCATTGGCGCCTGGAAGGTGCTGTCCTCGGGAGGCCATCCCCTCCCCGTCGCGCCGCCGCCCCTGCTCCCCGCGAGCACCGCGACAGCGAGCGCCTGGCTGCTCTTGCGCGCCTTCGCCAGTGGCTGCACCGCCATGACGGGCATCGAGGCCGTCAGCAACGGCGTCCCCCTCTTCCACGAGCCCCGGGTCCGCAAGGCCCAGCGGACCCTGATGGGCATCGTGGGGCTGCTCGTCCTGTTGCTCAGCGGCATGGCGTGGATGTGCCATGCGTATGGGATTGGCGCGACGACGCCGGGCCAGCCCGGGTACCAGAGCGTGCTGTCGCAGGTGGTCGCGGCGGTCACCGGGCGCGGCGCTTTCTATTACGTGACGCTGGCGGCGGTCGTGTGCGCCCTGTGCCTGTCCGCCAACACCAGCTTCGCGGACTTCCCTCGCCTGTGCAGGGCGCTGGCGCTCGACAGCAACCTGCCCGCGGCCTTCGCCCACGTGGGCCGGAGGCTCGTCTACTCCACCGGCATCATCACCCTGGCCCTGCTCGCCGCGGTCCTGCTCATCCTCTTCCGAGGCGTGACGGACCACCTCATTCCGTTGTTCGCGGTGGGGGCCTTGTCGGCCTTCACCCTGTCGCAGCTCGGCATGGTGATGCACTGGCGTCGCATGGGTGGACACGCCACGCGGCACTTTCAGTGGGTGAACGGCGTGGGCGCGGCCTGCACCGCGGTGGCCCTGGCCGTGGTGGCCACGGCCAAGTTCTCCGAAGGGGCGTGGCTGACCGTCGTCTTCATTCCGCTGGGGTATTCACTGCTCAAGTCGTGCCGACGCCACTTCGAGCGCGTCCGGGCCGCCACGGAGTCCCATCACCCGATTTGTGTGAAGCGGCTCGCCGCGCCCATCGTGGTGGTGCCCCTGCGGCGACTGGACCATGTGACGCAGAAGGGACTTCACCTGGCGCTGTCCATGTCCCCTGACGTCTACGCCGTCCAGGTCCGCGGCCAACCGGACGCGCCGGACCGGTTGGAGCAGCGCTGGGAGTGGCAGGTGGCCGCGCCGCTCCGGGCCGCGGGGCGCCCCGTGCCCCGGCTGGACGTGCTCGTGCCGTCCTACCGGCAGTTGGTGGATCCGCTGCTTGGCTATGTCCGGGGGCTCGCGGACGCGCATCCGCACCGGTTCATCGCGGTGCTCGTGCCCGAGCTCGTCGAGCGCCGCTGGCACCACTTCATCATCCCGAGCCACACCGCCACGCTCTTGAAGATGATGCTCCTGTTTCGCGGCGGGCCTCACGTCGTCGTCATCAACGCGCCGTGGTACCTGAACGCGCAACACCGCTGGCGAGCACCCCGGCAGTAAACCCGTGGCGCCCGCCGCGAGTGCCACTCAGACGAGGTTCTTCATGCTCACGACGAGGTTCTTGTCGCTGCTGCCCAGCGTGCTCGCGTCGTCGGTGGGGATGACGTAGCCCTCATCGGCGCCCACGTGCTTCCGGTAGAAGTCCACCACGTTGGAGTCCAGCACGTTGGAGGTGGTGCTCTTCTTGATGCCATACACGGAGCCATCCGCGTTGCGCGCCTTGATGGCGTCCGGCGCCGCGGACAGCAGGTCGTCGTGCGTCCCCGACACCCGGCCGCCCTCCTCGGGCTGCATCGTCATGGAGGCGTTGTGCCCCTCGATGTAGCTCACGTCGTAGTACGTCTTGCCGAAGCCACCGTCGAACTTGACCTCGCCCAGCGTGGCCGCGCTGCCATCCCCCGACGTGCTCCGGAAGTTGCCGGACCAGTTCTCCGGGAAGGGGACGGTCTGCGTCTTGCCCGGCTCCAGGGTGATGGAGTCGAGCTCCTTCTCCCCTGCGTTGGGCGTGAACTTGATGGTCATCGGCGTGGTGCCGTCGTTCTTGAAGGTGATGGTGTTGCCGTTCTTCGGCACACCCTGCGAGTCCCCGACGCTCGCGACAGGCTTGTTCTGCGGTGCGGCCGAAGCAGCGGCGGGTGCGGAGGGCGCGGTCGGCGCGGCGGCGGCGACGGGCGCAACCGGCGCGGCCGGTGCGGCAGCGGTGGCCGGTGCAGCCGCCGGAGCGGAGTCGAACCGGTCCACACCCCGTCCCAGGGACGCGGCGTTGAGGCCCTTCACATCGGCCGCGGGCGAGGCACCGCCCTGTGGACGCTGAGCGCCCTCGGCGCCCAGGACGCGCGTGACGTCGGTCAGCAGTTGGGCCAGCCGGGCGAAGTTCTGCGCCAGCGCCTCCACGCCGTTCCCCTTCGCGGCCCCCTGCGGCCCATCGAAGCCATCCATCTGCAGCAGTTGGCGCAGCGGCTCGAGCTGCCGGGAGCCCGTGGCGGACGGCCCGCCATTCGCGGGGCGCTCGACTCCGGAGGCGCGCTGAAAGGAAGGGCTGGAAACGCACGAACGGGAAACGGGGGAGAGCGCCATGAGTGAGGTCCTCGGCTCAGGGTGGATGCCGACACGTAAAGCAGGCGTCGTGCCAGCCCTCACCTCACCCCCACCCGTCCGACAACCTGCTGAAATCCCTCAACCCAGCCGCTGCTGGAGGAGACCGCGGCACGGGCCTTGGTGGCCGAGGACTGGTGACTGCGCTCCCTGCTGATGTTCGCAGTCACCACCCTCGCGCCTCGTGCATGGCCCTCATGGACCGTGGAATCCCAGCCAGAACTCGCGGTTGAATGCTCGCGGCCACTCACGGAGGACCACCGCATGCGCATCCTCGCCGCCACGCTCCTCGTCACCCTCTGCGGCTGCAGCTACATCCAGGTCGGCACACCCGGGGGCCCCATCGACTTGAGCTCACCGCGGGGCACGACCGTGGGCGTCTGGGTCTCCCCACCTCGGGACGTGACGCTGGAGGAGACGCCGGAAGGCGACACCCCGCCGCCAGAGAGCCCGGAGAAGGCCGCCACGGCCACCGCCGAGAAGACGGAGCCCTGAGGCGGGGGCCTACAACAGCTTCTGCCCCAGCACGTCGAACGCCTCCAGCTCGCTGGTGGCAGCGGGACTGGCCGGGTAGTCCTCCGCCAGCAACGTCCAGACCATCGTGTCGCGCAGCACGCCGTCGGGCGCCATCAGCCGCTTGCGCAGGGTGCCCTCGTGCGTGAAGCCGAGCTTCCGAGCCACGGCGGCACTTCGGACGTTGCGCGGATCACAGTGAATCTCGACGCGGCGAATGCCCTCGAGTTCAAAGGCCACGCGCGTGAGCGCCGCGCAGACCTCCGTGGCCAGCCCCTTGCCGATGTGGTCGGCGGCGATCCAATACCCCAGCTCCCGAGCACCCTCTCCTACACGTGGGTGCAAGCCCGAGCCGCCCAGGACTTCCGTCCCGCTGCGGTCGAAGACGGCGTAGGTGAAGTCCTGCCCCAGGTCGAAGAGGCCACGAAAGCGCCGCAAGGTAACGGCTTGCTCCCCCACGCTCATCGGGTATTGCGCCGCCCACGGCATCCACGGGCGAAGGTGCTCCAGGCTGGCCTCGATGGCACGGAGCGCACGCACGGCGTCACCGGGTGACCAGCAACGAATCAAGGTACGTGACGTCTGGAGGGTGTAGGCGGGGCCGGCTGGGGTCGAAGTCATGGCAAACCCGATGAAGGACTGGCAATGCGCGCGGACTTGCCGGAGGACTCGCGAAGCCTCCCCCTCTTCCTGCCATACCATTCGACCTCAGGCGACAGGCGGTGTCCAGGACGCCACCCGTCTTCCCATGGCCTTGTCATCTTCTCGGAATAGACGCTCCTGTCTATCCTTTGGCGCCCGTCGCGAACGTCTCGTCCAGCAGCGGCACGAACCCGCCAAACGCCCGGCGGCTCTCGTCATAAGGCACGGCGTCGGAGTGCATGCGCGGGTCGGACATGGCCTTCCCCCACCCCGCGTCACGAGCCTCCTTCGAAGGCCACTCCACCCAGGCGAAGACGACCTGCTCGTCGCCGGTGGCCTTCACCGCGCCCTTGAAGTCCGTGACCACGCCATCCGGAATGGCATCTCCCCATGCGTCACCGACACGCAGCGCGCCATGCGCTTGCAGCACCGCGGCGAACCGGGACGCGATGGCCTGGTAGGCCTCCTTGTTCCCGTTCGGAACAGGGACGAGGGAACCATCGACATAGCCGGCCTTTCCCTCTCCTTGCGCATGGAAGCTGGGGACGAAGCCACCGTAAATCATCCGCTTCCCATCGAACGGAATCTGCTCGCCCAGCGCCTGCATCCGAGGGTCGCTGAACGCCTTCTCGTTCGCCTCGTCGCGAGTCGCCTTGTCGGGGTACTCAACCCAGGAGAAGACAATGGCCTCGTCGGGCTGCGCCTTCACCGCGCGCCGGAGGTCCGTGATTTTGCCCTCGGGGACGTCCTCACCCCAGTTCTCCACGTAGCGCGTCGCGCCAAACTCCTTGTACAGCGGCGCGGCGGCGACAACGACCTTCAGGTAGGCATCCTTGTTCGCCGCGGGCACCGCACACACGAATCCGTCGATATAGGCCATGGCATCTCTCCAGGAAGGCGTCCCTGCTTTGACACGAAAGGTTGATATCAACACAATGACCCGCGTCAATGTCCAGAGCCGTCCCCTACGCAACGACGCTGCATGTCCGTGACCACTGCCTGTGCCTGGCGGTCCAGCAGGCCGCGCGTGCCCTGGCCCGGCGCTTCGATGAGGCCCTGCGCCCCGTGGGCCTCACGCACGGGCAGTTCTCCCTGCTGATGTCGCTCAACCGCCCCCAGCCGCCGTCCATCGGGCCTGTCGCCGAACTCCTGGCCATGGACCGGACGACGCTGACCGCCAACCTGAAGCCGCTCGAAAAACGCGGCCTGCTGAAGACCCTGGTCGACCCCGCGGACCGCCGAGGACGGCTGCTGGTGCTGACGGACGCCGGACTCCAGTTGCTCGGCGCCGCGCTGCCCCACTGGGAGCGAATGAACGAGGAGACCCAGCGGCTGCTGGCCGAGACCGACGTCGACACGCTACGGGCCGGCCTGCGGGCCCTGGCGTAGCGGTCCGCGCCAGGGGCGTGTCCCGCGCGCCGGCCTCAGTCCACCTGCCGCAGGACGGGATGAACGCGGTAGCGCGAATCGAGGTAGGGCGTCTGCTCGAAGAACCAACGCAGGCGCGCGGCGCCGTCCCGCGCAAAGGCGGGGTCCGCATTCACCTTCGCCTCGAAGGCTTCGCGCACGGCGGCGTTCTCCGCGAGCATCCGGTCCGCCATGGGCGCCAGGGCGTAGTCATCCAAGAAGTTGTCCTCGGTGAGGATGTGCGGAAAGAAGCCCCAGGCGAGCAGCGAATCATCACTCTCGGGCTCCAGCAGCGCGGCGGCCAGCAAGCGCAGCGGCTGGTCTGATGGGACACGCACCGTTCCGGCTGGCACGGTCTGCTGCCGCCGTTCATGTTGGAACTTCGCCTGCAGCCGCACCCGGCCCTCGCTCACGGGGCCCAGCCTCGGCTCGAACAGCCGCACCGTGTCCAGCGTCAGCGTCACGGGACTGTCGAGCGTCTCGAACCGGATGCCGTGCAGCGCGAGGCGCTCGATGGCCTCGGTCTCCCACGCCGGTACGAACCAGGCCTTCGGGATGTCCACCGAGAGGCTCTCCCGATGGCCAATGATGGGCCTGCGCGTGGTGACGGGCTTGCCGGTCCATCGGACCTCCTCGCGACCCGAGGCCGGAGACCGATAGCGCTCATGGCGGATGCCCATGAAGTCGATGGAGCCGATGGGCTTCGTCAACCGCTCCCACTTCACCATCAACCGCTCAGGCCGGGCCGCACGGTCCGCGGCCTTGGCTCGAGCGATGTCGGCCGCGTCGGTACCGACCACACGCAACGCGGCCTCCATCAAGACATAGGCCCCCAGGACGCGCTGCTTGTACGGCTTGAGCGAATGGTTCTCGACCAGCACCGTCGGGATGCCGGTGAAATCGCCATAGCCCGTGGAGTAGCGCGGCCCTTCGGGTGAGAAGCGCAGGCCGGACGAAGGGTCGTCCCCGTCAATCAAGCTGGGATAGACGCCGGGCACGTGCCCCTGCGAGCTCAGCGACGCATCGACCGACGACTTGAACCGACCCTCCAGCCAGTCGGTGATGGCGCTGGAGCGCGCATAGGTTCCCCACCCCGCGAAGGTGTAGGTCACGTCGTACTGCATGTCGGGACCGTCGCTGACGTGGAAGTCGACATAGAGCGCCGGGTCCAACTCACGCAGCAGTCCGATGATGGCGCGCGTCTCGGGGGCATCGGCCTTCGCGTAGTCGCGGTTGAGGTTGATGTTCTGGGCGGTGCCACGCCAGCCCTTCTCTCGTGGCCCGCGTTGCTGCCCCCGCGACCAGACGCTCGAGCGTTCATGGCCGTCGACATTCAGGATGGGCACGAACACCCAATCGACGCGGTCGAGAAGCGTCTCCTTGCCGCCGTGCGCGATGTCACGCAGCAACATCAACCCGGCGTCCTTGCCATCAATCTCGCCTGAATGGATGCCGGCCTGGGCCAGCACGACCGGCTTTCCTGCGCCGCCCTTGCTCGCCCGGACATAGAGCAGGTCGCGGCCCTCGGGCGTCCTCCCGAAGGTCCGCAAGGTCAACAGCGGCGACGAAGCGACCAGCTTCTCGAGCCAGGCGCGCGTCTCTTCATAGGAAGGCGTGGTTTCGAAACCCGCACGCTCAGCAGGCGTGCGCCACGGATGGGACGGCGCGGCGACCAGCGCCTCGCTCTTCCCCGACCATGCGCGCGCGGGTGGCAGTGGGGCCAATGATTGAGCCCCCGCCGGAACGGTGGACAGCAGACAGCCGACGGTCATCGCGAGGAGCGCGGACTTTCGTGTCCTTCGCGGAGACGCGTTCGAGGCGAGAGGACTCCTGACATTCTCGTGGGGCATCGTGGCGCAACTCCACCACGAGAAACTATTGCAACCCAGTAACACAACGTGCGAGTCGGCGGGCGCGCATGCCGAGGACACGCGCGCCGGACCGCACCTGGTAGCGCGGACCGTCCGCCGCGTTCCGCACCGTCTCCTCGAAGGCGGCCCGATTGGCCTGCGTGCGCGCCAGTGTCACGCCACCACCGGCGCGAGCGCCCTACCGCACCACCTGCGACTGGGTGGCGCTCACGCCGTCCCCCCACACGCGCACCTCCAAGGCCCCGGCCTGCTCCGCGCGGAAGTAGAACACGCTCTCCTGCTGGGGCCCCTCCAGGGAGACCACGTTACCGTCGCCCAACAAGGGCAGCGACTGCGTACACGCCGCATCCCGGAAGAAGGACACATTCCCAACCGCGCCCTGGGCCTCCACCACCAGCGAGGTCGACGCCAGCGCGGCCAGATTGCCCACCGGGTCCTGACTCTGCACCACCAGCGCCTCGGAGCATGCGCCAGCCGCCAGCTCGCGCGCGGGCGTCAGGAAGGCCACCTGCTCTGCCGCGCCAGCGACCACGTCCACGTCGAAGGTGCTGCCCGGAACCGTGGCCCGGTCATACCCCGCGCCACTGATGCGATTGCGGCTGATGAGGTTGGCGCCCCCCAGGTCCGAGATGGCCGCCTGGTACGGATAGCCATTCACCACCGCGTCATGGTGCAGCGTGTTCTCCACCACGACCAACTCCGTGGAGTGCGCGAGCGGACCGCCGCCCGCCGCCGCCTGTGACAGGTCGATGCCAATGTCATTCGCCTCCACGGTGTTGTTTCGAATGACGATGCCCTGACACAGCGGCACGCCCACGTGCGGCCCGCCCACGACCAGGATGCCCGAGGCCACGAAGCCAGCGCCCGTGTAGGCGTGCCCCACCACCCGGTTCGACACCGCGCGCCCCGTGGCGCCCGAGCTGAAGAGGATGCCCACCCTCGCGATGTGCGCGCTGGGCCCCCCGCCCTCCACCGCATTGTCGTCCACCGCCATCACCACCTGCCCCGACCCCACGATGCCCGCCTTCTGATAGCCGGAGACGTGGTTGCGGAGGACCTCCACCGCCCGCACCTCCGCCGCGTCCACGGCGTTGCGCACCTCGATGGCCACGCCCTCCTGGCAGGCGCCCTGCTCCGCGTTCTGGCGCAAGTCCCACACCCGGCTGTCGGTGATGGAGCCACTCGCCCCCGTGAACCGGATGCCGCTCAACGCGTCCTCTCCACCGTCACAGGCGGATTCCGCCAGGCCGCGCGCGTCCACCGTCACGTCGTGGACGTGCGCCGTGGTCCCCCGGTTGCGGAGCACCGCGCCCAGGAAGCGGCCCCCTTCCGGGTCCACCGCCGTCACCACGTGCCCCGCACCGTCGTAGGTGTAGCCGTCCGGGACATGCACCGTGCCCTCCGTCATGCAGTCCGCCGTCAGGACGACCCGGTCGCGCTCCATCCGCGCCGAGCAGGGCGCGAACGCGCCGCACCCACGGCCCTCCCAGCGAATCACGTAGGTGTGCGTCGCGCTCATCCCGGAGGCGTTGGTGACGGTGAGCCGCACGGTGGGCTCCCGGTCCGAGGGCACGCACGAGGGCTCAGACCAGCGCACCTCGCCCAGCGAGCCCGTTTGACTGGGAGGCCCCAACAGGCCCGTGTTCGTCGTCCACGCGAAGGTGAGGGCCTCCCCCAGCGGGTCCTCCACCACCGCCTGGAGCCGCACAACGTCCGCGCCCACCGCCGCGTCTTGAGACTGGGCCGTGGAGACGATGACCGGCGGCAGCCGCCGCACCACACACAGGTCCAGGGATTCCTCCCGCGCTCCACCCCAGTCGTCCCGGACGGAGACGCGGAGCCGGCAGGCCCCGCACGCCCCTTCCGGAGGCGAAGCCGGCGTGAAGCGCGGCGAGGCGGCCCCCGCGTCGTCGAAGGTGCCATCACAGCTCGCCGTCCAGACATAGGTGAGCGTGTCACCGTCATCGTCCCAGCCCTGCGCCTGGAGCTGGACGGAGTCCCCGAACGGAACTTCACGCGACGGCTGCGCCGCCAGCTCCACCAGCAGCGGCGAGCGATTGAAGCGGCTCTCCGCCTCCACGCCGAAACCGTGGTCCCGGGCCACCCGCAGCGCGAAGTCGAGCACGGCGCTCGCACCCGCGGCGTTCGTCACCTGCAGCGTCAGCGACACGGGCCCCGACACCCCGGGCGCCGTCCACACGGGCGCGGCCTGCGTGGCATCGCTGAAGCTTCCATCCGAGGCGCGCCAGGCGAACGCGAGTGCGCCTCCAGGGGCCGCGTCCTCCGCGACGGCCCGGAGTGACACCTGACCTCCAGGCGGCACCTCCGCGAGCGACGCCAGCACCGCGTCGATGAAGGGCGCCCGATTCACGGGAGGCGGCGCCGAAGCCACCGGCCGAGGCACCAGGACCGCCAGGGCCGTCCGATGGGCCTTCAGCGCCACGCCCGGAACGACCAGCCGCGCGACGACCTCGCGCCCCTCCCCCACCACCGTGGCGCTCACCTGGGCGCCCTCCCCCGAGCCCACCCCACGCACCAACCCCTGCCACAGCCCCTCACCGCCGCCGAGCGTGGCGCCGGCCTCCGCCCCATTCGAGGGCGTGAGGGCGGCGCGGACCTCCACGACGGGCGTGGCCGCCAAGGAGCGCGGCAACACCACCCACACCCGCGCCGCCGAGGACGGCTCCAACACGACGGGCGGGGACTCCTCCAGGCTGCATCCCACCGCGGCCAGCAGGATGAGTCCCACCAGACGAAACCAGCGCGGCGTGTCCAGGGACTTCATCGCGGCATCTCCCCACGGTCTTCCAGCCTGCGAACCGTCGCAGTGCAATCACATCCGTCACGCTCAAACCATCATACACGGTCCGGAGCACGAATGACTGTCCACATCCAGAGGCAACACCGTCCGTGGAGTCCATGTCGCCCTGCACGGACTCACATTATCCAGCCCCTTCCAACGTATCACCGCGCAGTGGAAGGAACACCGCATGGGCAGAAAGAATGGGATGTATTTCAGAACCATCCTCGCGGGGGCGCTCGCCGCTCCCACGGGAGGATGCATGGACGCGTCGCTCGCCCCAGACAGCGACACCGCAGAGATTCACGCCCATGAAACAGGCGGCGCGGCGCCCACCCTTCATGAAGTCTTCCAGGCGCCCACCTGCGGCTTCATCCCCTGCCGCGTGTCCGAGGCAGGCGACGTCTTGACGCTGATGGAAGACTGCGTCACCCCCACCACGCTCTACATCCCGGACGGCTACACGCTCGACGGTGCGGGCCATGCCATCACCGCCATGGGCGGACCGGGGGCACGCTTCGTGGGGCCCATTGCCCGCAACTGCGGTCCCCGCGCGTCCTACAGGGACCTGACGCTGGTGATGCTGGAGTTCGCGGAAGCCTGCAACACCGGCGACGACGTGCTCACCGGCATCCTGTACGACAACGCCTCGGGCAGCATCAGCGGCACGCAGCTCTTCAACATCCGCCACGGCACGGGCGACCGCGCCTGCCAGGAAGGCATGGGCATCGTGGCGCGCGGCACGGACTCCGCGACGGAGCCGTACACCGTCGACATCCAGGACAGCGTCCTTTCGGGCTACCAGAAGGCGGGCATCGTCGTCACGGGCGCCGTCGTGGCGAACGTCA
This genomic window from Myxococcus hansupus contains:
- a CDS encoding M14 family metallopeptidase; this translates as MTVGCLLSTVPAGAQSLAPLPPARAWSGKSEALVAAPSHPWRTPAERAGFETTPSYEETRAWLEKLVASSPLLTLRTFGRTPEGRDLLYVRASKGGAGKPVVLAQAGIHSGEIDGKDAGLMLLRDIAHGGKETLLDRVDWVFVPILNVDGHERSSVWSRGQQRGPREKGWRGTAQNINLNRDYAKADAPETRAIIGLLRELDPALYVDFHVSDGPDMQYDVTYTFAGWGTYARSSAITDWLEGRFKSSVDASLSSQGHVPGVYPSLIDGDDPSSGLRFSPEGPRYSTGYGDFTGIPTVLVENHSLKPYKQRVLGAYVLMEAALRVVGTDAADIARAKAADRAARPERLMVKWERLTKPIGSIDFMGIRHERYRSPASGREEVRWTGKPVTTRRPIIGHRESLSVDIPKAWFVPAWETEAIERLALHGIRFETLDSPVTLTLDTVRLFEPRLGPVSEGRVRLQAKFQHERRQQTVPAGTVRVPSDQPLRLLAAALLEPESDDSLLAWGFFPHILTEDNFLDDYALAPMADRMLAENAAVREAFEAKVNADPAFARDGAARLRWFFEQTPYLDSRYRVHPVLRQVD
- a CDS encoding GNAT family N-acetyltransferase, which encodes MTSTPAGPAYTLQTSRTLIRCWSPGDAVRALRAIEASLEHLRPWMPWAAQYPMSVGEQAVTLRRFRGLFDLGQDFTYAVFDRSGTEVLGGSGLHPRVGEGARELGYWIAADHIGKGLATEVCAALTRVAFELEGIRRVEIHCDPRNVRSAAVARKLGFTHEGTLRKRLMAPDGVLRDTMVWTLLAEDYPASPAATSELEAFDVLGQKLL
- a CDS encoding DUF1428 domain-containing protein, translating into MAYIDGFVCAVPAANKDAYLKVVVAAAPLYKEFGATRYVENWGEDVPEGKITDLRRAVKAQPDEAIVFSWVEYPDKATRDEANEKAFSDPRMQALGEQIPFDGKRMIYGGFVPSFHAQGEGKAGYVDGSLVPVPNGNKEAYQAIASRFAAVLQAHGALRVGDAWGDAIPDGVVTDFKGAVKATGDEQVVFAWVEWPSKEARDAGWGKAMSDPRMHSDAVPYDESRRAFGGFVPLLDETFATGAKG
- a CDS encoding APC family permease, whose amino-acid sequence is MSLRQLLLGRPIPNEQAEEEKLGPATGIPVLGLDALASAAYGPEAALTVLMVLGSAGPRYIGFITGVIVALLLVVQFSYRQTLAAYPDGGGSFSVARANLGLRPALLAAASLALDYVLNVAVAISAGVGALVSAVPSLFPHTLSLCLALLGLLTVVNLRGIRTAGAAFLPPTYLFVGCLGITVLIGAWKVLSSGGHPLPVAPPPLLPASTATASAWLLLRAFASGCTAMTGIEAVSNGVPLFHEPRVRKAQRTLMGIVGLLVLLLSGMAWMCHAYGIGATTPGQPGYQSVLSQVVAAVTGRGAFYYVTLAAVVCALCLSANTSFADFPRLCRALALDSNLPAAFAHVGRRLVYSTGIITLALLAAVLLILFRGVTDHLIPLFAVGALSAFTLSQLGMVMHWRRMGGHATRHFQWVNGVGAACTAVALAVVATAKFSEGAWLTVVFIPLGYSLLKSCRRHFERVRAATESHHPICVKRLAAPIVVVPLRRLDHVTQKGLHLALSMSPDVYAVQVRGQPDAPDRLEQRWEWQVAAPLRAAGRPVPRLDVLVPSYRQLVDPLLGYVRGLADAHPHRFIAVLVPELVERRWHHFIIPSHTATLLKMMLLFRGGPHVVVINAPWYLNAQHRWRAPRQ
- a CDS encoding MarR family winged helix-turn-helix transcriptional regulator, whose translation is MSRAVPYATTLHVRDHCLCLAVQQAARALARRFDEALRPVGLTHGQFSLLMSLNRPQPPSIGPVAELLAMDRTTLTANLKPLEKRGLLKTLVDPADRRGRLLVLTDAGLQLLGAALPHWERMNEETQRLLAETDVDTLRAGLRALA
- a CDS encoding HEAT repeat domain-containing protein, with product MNLSILGALTVLAMGTAPRSPTPTPLPALLERMPYVVTDAKGLSLSEESLAQEIQAHGAAAIPHLLPLLNSDSEPLRDFAGYVFRDLDGLTEEHLDPLIQARRKGDEWIAPAIARVGTPRAIAFLVEDLLETPLRNTQVIDALVLAHGKAAVHLAETFRRPQPLAARFADATCQVFEGMGPHAQPAVRVLTSVATGHDAPPENRARAIELLGCIGDAATPAVPTLMTLREHEALRGSVDTTLVRLHAPAEVHLLIAKLRTKPTARILKDLSRHFDKGRAAGDAVTEVLAHEDPILRFEAAQTLGALQHRKATAPLVALLESPLDWRVSLAAAETLGRLHAAEALEPLREIAATHWAPPVRASASKAATAIARKDIKPFVGQHRLEYYWLPAMQSRSREPLAPELVPCPEALMAHARPPEARDAAADTSRLKPRVANPSCRVPVANGYLQANDRAEWGGELVHVQEASPPRTLIPHNTVGVHMLGQYPIAVTRHGTTFESAGMLYRLTPRGDAFVAEPWQALPGAPLRSGMLPDGRLFVACRDGDVVIAPSGSIQLATPQNIQSPPSGGTTEEP